NNNNNNNNNNNNNNNNNNNNNNNNNNNNNNNNNNNNNNNNNNNNNNNNNNNNNNNNNNNNNNNNNNNNNNNNNNNNNNNNNNNNNNNNNNNNNNNNNNNNNNNNNNNNNNNNNNNNNNNNNNNNNNNNNNNNNNNNNNNNNNNNNNNNNNNNNNNNNNNNNNNNNNNNNNNNNNNNNNNNNNNNNNNNNNNNNNNNNNNNNNNNNNNNNNNNNNNNNNNNNNNNNNNNNNNNNNNNNNNNNNNNNNNNNNNNNNNNNNNNNNNNNNNNNNNNNNNNNNNNNNNNNNNNNNNNNNNNNNNNNNNNNNNNNNNNNNNNNNNNNNNNNNNNNNNNNNNNNNNNNNNNNNNNNNNNNNNNNNNNNNNNNNNNNNNNNNNNNNNNNNNNNNNNNNNNNNNNNNNNNNNNNNNNNNNNNNNNNNNNNNNNATCTCCCCATCTTAAATCGCTTGATCTTAAATATTCCTGATTTGTAGCCTTTCTTTAAACCATATATATATGATTCTCATCTTTGATGAATCCAATTTGCATCTCCACAAAACTCATTATTTCCTCTTAGCTTTAACGATCTTCTAGAAAATGTCTTTCAGCCTCTCCAGTTCCTCAAACCGGCGTTCCCGGCATCCGTCACTCAACCTTCGATTCTCTCCGTGTTGGTCGTAGTAGTCAGTGCATAGCCTCTAACCTTCTCACTTATGGGATTTCCTGAACTTCAAAAAAAACAGTGAGTTTTTGGGAATCACGGTTCTCTTCCTTGATGAAAAGGTAAGTTAATATTTGATTTATCACACTTATTTAATATAATTGTTTTTAATTGATTTCCTGATTCTTTGTTAAATAATATTATTTTCAGATTCCGTGATTCATGAGTTTATTCCCGCCGGACGTACTAATCATTACATACCATCTTTGAAAGCCGGTTCCATTGTGAAAGTCGATCGTTTTGAGGTTGCTAGGTGCTCAAGCATGTACAAGATAATTGATCATCCATTCCTCATTCGTTTCATTTCACCAACTATTATTGATGAAGTTATCACGGGTGCTCCTGAGATCAATCTCCAATCATAATTAGACTGTTTGACAATTTCCAAGTGATTGCGAACACAAACCTAGAACTCTTAGGTATATTATCATATTGCATCTGAGTTTATAATATGTTTTGTTATCATAACTGATATTTAAACTCGCAGGTGTGGTTGGGCAAATCCGTTCTGTCCAAGGCTCTGACCTTAGCAAAGAAACAACTCGAGTCATTATCCGTCTCCTCATTGATTCGTAAGAAACAATCAACACACAATTCCCTTTATACTATTATCTATATTGTGCTAACATCAATAATAATAAATATTTCCTACTCAAATTCTGTGGTCGTCAATTTATCTCCCTTACTTATCAAACTAATTTTACACAAATCTTTATTTTACAGCTTAAACGAAACCACAACAACCCAAACAATCAAAACATCAAAAACTAGAATTCCAAAAAAGACGAATCATTAATGATCACCTCTTTTTTTTTGTCAAATCTTAGAAATAAACTTCAAAACAAATATGCCAAACCAATCACCTCAACTAAAACTCAACGACACATACATCGAGTCAACTAAACAAATACAAACTACACGGCCAGCTATTTAACAATTTACAAACTTACTTTCGCAACGACACATACATCGAGTCAGCTAAACAAATACACACTACACGGCCAGCTATTTAACAATTTACAAACTTACTTTCGCAACTGCAACGAAGAAGACAAAGACGACAACCAAGATCAGTGAAATTACCTAAACAAAAAAAGCCGAGTAAGTTATGAACTCTGATAAATACAACTAACAATGATTTTTGTTTACATATTATCCATCAAATAAAAGATAAACAAACACAGCCACAACAAGAGATACAAGAGACAATCCCGACAGACACAAAGGCGGCAACAACACCTCCACCTGCTCACTCCTCTTGTCTTATAAAAATAGCTTACATGCTCAATGTCAACATGCCAATACTATTGTCTTTTTATGAAAAATACATAAATTCGTTTAAAACTCATTAAAGCCCAAATACTCAGAACTGTCACTCATTTTATAGTTATTTCTACAAGTCTTCATGTATTTGTTTTAAAGGTCCGGTAAGAGCAACAAGTTTAAAAATAAAATAAAAACATATAACAAACATAATAAGGATAATAAAAATTATTACTTAATGCACACAACTTACACGACTAAACTGGAGAAAAAATATCCAGAAACAAAAGGTATTCTCAACAAATTTAATATAATTTATGTACTCTCAACAGTACAAGAAACAAATTAAAAAGACTGACAAACAAACAATAAGTCTCAGTGACACAACAAACAACAACATGAATTATATCAATCACATTATTAACACAGTTTAGTCCTTCATAAGTGGAGAACAATGCATACACTGTTCATCATCACAACTCTAACCCTATAACAATAAAAAACTTGAAAAACAACTCAAAACGCAAAATTCACAACTACAATAACCCTAGCAAAAGTATTGAGATGAAACAAGCACTCTGTCAACAACTCCGCGCTTGCGCGGGGCCAATGCCCCTAAATCAATTGGCACGAAACTTCCTGCAAACTACAAGGCTACAACAATTATATTTGTCCAACCCTAGATCAAGACCCTGATTGATGTTGAAAGATTTTATATTTCTTCCAGCTAAAAGTGTACTATTGTCTTTTTATGAAAAATACATAAATTCGTTTAAAACTCATTAAAGCCCAAATACTCAGAACTGTCACTCATTTTATAGTTATTTCTACAAGTCTTCATGTATTTGTTTTAAAGGTCCGGTAAGAGCAACAAGTTTAAAAATAAAATAAAAACATATAACAAACATAATAAGGATAATAAAAATTATTACTTAATGCACACAACTTACACGACTAAACTGGAGAAAAAATATCCAGAAACAAAAGGTATTCTCAACAAATTTAATATAATTTATGTACTCTCAACAGTACAAGAAACAAATTAAAAAGACTGACAAACAAACAATAAGTCTCAGTGACACAACAAACAACAACATGAATTATATCAATCACATTATTAACACAGTTTAGTCCTTCATAAGTGGAGAACAATGCATACACTGTTCATCATCACAACTCTAACCCTATAACAATAAAAAACTTGAAAAACAACTCAAAACGCAAAATTCACAACTACAATAACCCTAGCAAAAGTATTGAGATGAAACAAGCACTCTGTCAACAACTCCGCGCTTGCGCGGGGCCAATGCCCCTAAATCAATTGGCACGAAACTTCCTGCAAACTACAAGGCTACAACAATTATATTTGTCCAACCCTAGATCAAGACCCTGATTGATGTTGAAAGATTTTATATTTCTTCCAGCTAAAAGTGATATAAATGAAAACAGATATAAAAACTCTTTGATATATGTGTTATGTGTATATATATAAATAAATAAAATCTGTATATATAAACACAAACTGAAAGAATATTTTTAATGCAATGAACTCTATTATATGAATACTACGTAGCCCTGGGCAAAAAAAAACCAAAATACCAGAAACCGAAACCTTCAAATATCTGAGTTGTTCTAATATTTCTATATCCAAAATAACCAAATCGGAACCAAACCGAAAATCGAACAGATATCTGGATATCCAGGAAAACATTTTTAGCTTTCTAATATAAGGTAAAATGACATCAACTCCATTCGAACCCGGATTGGACATGAAGAGTGAGATCATTGATATCACCGGTCGACGTTATCTTTTATGTACTCTCTTATACTATAAATATACATGGTATTTCTATATTAAAATACAATAAGTATTTACCGAATTAACAATTTAGTGACTCAAACTTTGATTGGGTTGACAAATATACAAGTGTGTAAACAGTATACTATTTAGATTAACATGTTAACTAATATATTTTGTATATATATTTGATTCACATATTAAATAGGTATTCGGAACTGACCCGCCGAACTGAAACTGAACCAAAATTTCATAAGTACCTATTAGATATAAGAATGATTTATCCGATATACCCGTAACCAAATAGTTCCTACCCGAAACCGAACCGAATATCCGAATATCCATGGCTAAAATACTAATAAAATATAACAGTACATGCAAGGATAATTACATTTGAAACAACCAAAATCCTAATAACCAATATCTTTAGATAATAATACTAATAAGAATTATATTTTGTAGAATCTACGGAAAGAAACTGTTGACTCAACTAAGAAACGTTGCAAGTTATGATAGATCCTATCACTTCTTGAGTTGCAAATTAATCAACTAATGATGCACAAAATCTAACATTGCAAAACCTTATAGTAAAAAACATAGTAGTGTAATCTTATAGCGTACTATCTATTGACAAATTGAATGGCGACTATAACATAGTACACTCTATTGTAGACCATATATCTATAACTAGATTACTATAGTCATAGGTATTAGAGAGGATCTAGAAATCATAGAGTAGCGCAGATCTGTCCAAACAGAGATCGAGAATCCATTGGAAGAAGGCTCAAGTGTCCAATGAAACATGTTTCTGTTTAGGAAAGCGTGAGAGCTCAATCCTATGGCAGGCCAAACTCTGATGCTCCCCTATTTTTCATTAGAAAAAACAAATGTTGAAATAAATATTATAGTGCTCTCTTGTCACTGTACTATACAATTGATAATTGAGCAACCCAATACTAGCGTACAACTTCACCCACCTCCTTTCTCCTTTTTATTGATGAAATTCATATTTTAATTATTTTCACAAAATTAATATTTAGTTCTTTTATGTATGTATTAACGTCAAATAAATGAAAAAATAAATATTTAAAGAAATTAAATTGGCGTTACGTCATAATTATTTGGAAGATCACTTTACATGGAAAGGTAAAGTAATTATTTGAAAAATAATCCTCATATATACTAATATGTGAGAACATCCGTCCAAGAAGCAAATATATATATAAAATTTTGCCCTAAAATTATCTTTATATAAAAATTCATTAGATAAAGGTAAAATATGAATTATGTTCATCAAATCCAGCTGGATTTTTTCTTTCCATTGATCCAAAAAACAAACAAAAGAGGAAAAAGAAAACCCTAATAAGAATTTACTTCTTGATAACCTTTACCTACTAGTCTCTTTTTTTTTTGGAGCAAATCCTTTCTTTCCCTAGTCTAACTTTCCCTTTTTCCCTAAACTTCTCGAAAAACACAAAATCAACCTGCCACGTCATCGTCCGGGTGTAAGAACCTCTCCGTTCACCGGTGACCGGTCTTAATGGCTTTTCTACCAATTTTTCAGAGAAAGAAAGGAAAACAGTTCCCCTTAGAAAATAAACGCCTCGATTCTATTCTTCTTTGGAGCACTACACATCGGACAAAGAACAAGACCGTCCTCGCACCCCGTGCAGCAACAGAGATGCCTACACGGCAGAAACAGCACTCTTGTCTCTCCATTAGACCCACAATTCCAGCAACAACTACTCACCTTCTTCTTCTTCGCCGGAAAATCATCTCCTCCGCAGCACGACCCTTCGTCCTCCACCGCTATGGCTTCGTTATGACACGTGGCGGCTGCGGCTCTCTCCCGAGCCTGTTCTAACGTCGAGTTAAGCGTCGCGACCATCGCTTCGTTCTCACGAGCCAACCTCTGCCACGTTTGATTCTCCATTTCCATTTTCCTCAACAGATCCTCGAGCTCCATGTTCTTGCTCAGGGCTCTCGACATCTCTTCCTCCTTGCGCGTCATCAAAACCAAAGCTTTCGCCTCCATCTTCCTCAACATCGTCTCCATCTCTTGCTTCCTCTGTTCTTGCAACGCGTATCTCAACCTCTCGTTCTGTTTAAAGACGAAACCTTTATCATTACCCATGTTTTAAAAACCAAATCTTTTTGGTAAGATGATATGATTACGAACCTGGACTCTTATGAACTGGTCGATCCCTTGCTTCTGTCTCTCCATGTAAGCGTCTAAAACGCTCTGAGAACGATACTGTTGGTGTTGAAACAGAGCATGTTGGTTCAAATCTTTCTGCGCCAGGAGATTATGGTTGTTCGTGTACGACTGATCGATTCCGATTCCTCCATTGTTGTTGAGCAGAGGCCCACCAGTACCGATTTGGTTCACGTTCGAAGCGTTGTAATGCAACTGCGCTTGTATCGCCATCTCTTTACCGGCCAAAACAGAGGATAAAAGCTTCTTTTTTTTTTTTTTTTTTTTTTGAAAGAATGTTAAATTAATTCAAACAAAAAAGTTGTTTTACACTTTGTGTTACATTGGGATTGAAGCAGAAGAGCAGAGAGAGAGAAGTAGAATCAATCTTTAATACTACAATGCATGTACCTCTGCATCAAGACCACCTTATAAATAAATATATATATATATGCCGATTTGTATTGATGGGAATCGTAAAAAAGAAAACAAAAGATAGAGAAAGAGAGACTTTCTTGGGTTAATATTTATCTGACACTATTATTATATATAGACAATTAAGTTTCTGTTTATTTTTTAAAAGAAACGACGTACACATGCTGATTATGTGACTGAACTATCTTTAAAGGTCAGAGATTTTGCCAGAGCCGTTTTGTCTTTTATTTACCTTTTTTTAATTGATTCTTTTCTCGGCTTTTTCGATAATGTGAAAAAGATATAAGTCCAAGTGGAATTATTGCAGGGCACAGATTGTTTTCCTTTTGATTTATTTTAATTTTCTCTGATTGTTTACTCTGAATTGGTCAGTTGGGTCATCTGGAACGCCTGAATTATATGATTTTTTTCTATTTCTTACCACTATTTTCTGTCTTTTCTATTTATGAATTAATTGTAAAATTCTTAGTCAAACGATGGCTTATTTACCCATTATTTTGTTCTAGAAAAGGTTAAGCCATTGTATGGAAAGAAAAACAGCCATATAACACTATTGTTACGAATAATTGACGTTAACTTTTTGTTGTTACCCACAACCATAGGCTTCATGTAGATGTGCACAAGAACAAAATTGGGAAAAAAAAACTTGGATTGCTATTTTATTTTACAGCTCGCTATACTTTCTTAAAATTATGAATTTTAGACATATATAGAATTTTATATAAATATATAATGTGTTGCTGATATATTAACAAAATTGAAGACATTTGTATTGTAAATTCCAGAGACATTGACTTTAAAAAAAAATTGTTTGGCTAATTTCTTAATAGAAATGTGGCAGATTTAAATTCATTATTTTATTCAATGAAATCATAATTCCAAAACGCCTTAGTTGACCACTAATTTTTTTCTGGTCAAATGTGGGATAGCAATTTAAACTGAACTTTTTTAATCAAATTTAAACTGAAATTAAAAAAACTCCTTTTACTAAATACTAACTTTTATTGGGCTAATTTGTGTAATAGCTAATTTTGGAGACAAAATTAAGGATATAGCATTTGATTTGAGATAATTAGATTCTATAGTATTTGTTCCATTTTCTTCTGGTTATATCATTTTCTTATGTAAGTTACCCGTAAATAAATGATGTTGAAGTGTCTAAAGGATTACAGTAATTATAAAAGAACTTCTAAGATAAAAGGTAAATAGAATGGACCATGCTAATAAACAAAATAACATAGTATTTTTTAAAATTTTAAAATGTATATGATTGTAACTAAAAGGGTATTGCTTACCCCAATGTCAACACAAACCTTCCATGACTAAACCCAAAACACTAGTCACTAAAACCTATAAAAAAATATACCCTAGTCCAAATATCAAAATATACAAATAGTATATAATATGAAGTATTATTAAAATAAAATAGTAACAACGAAATAAAATAGTACATATTGTTCTGATTTTGAAATATTTTTACTCCAATATTAACCCAAATCTTTCATAAACTAAACTCAAAACACTAATCACTGAACCCTAAAAGAAACCATAAACCCTAATCTAAATATAAAAATATGCACATAGTACATAATATCAAGTATTATCAAAATAGAGTAGTAACAAACAAAATAACATATAGTATATATTGTTCAAATTTTGAATAGAATAGTATGCTGCATAAGCATCACTGTTCATCTTCAATTTTTACTCTCATCTTCACTATTTTGTGTCTGAATCATCGTATAATTTATCAATAAGCATATCCACATGATTCATGTCAACCTTAACCTATACCGGTTTGATCGCTATCATCTATTAAAATCATTATAAATTTCTGTTGACAACGAACGATTATAGAGGTGGTTGGTAAAGAGAGGTAACCGGTGAAGAAGTGTGGTTGATACAGATGACGCGATAGTGGTAATGGAAGAATCAGTGATGATGACTAAATTGTTTGTTTTTGTCAACTTTTGTCAACTGGTACGGTAACTAAAGGGTAATATAGTATATATTTTAGAAATATTAGAGATGATTTTTTTTTTGGTTAGATTCTTAATTACACTTTATTTAGTAGCTATCTGGTCCAATTTCCCACTTTTATTAGTCATTTTTTGTGCAACATTTTTTCTTAGTCTGATTACGAAATATGCGATGTAATGAACTCTTATAGAAATAAATAAAGCAAATCTGTTGGAACGTTACCTTTTGAGAACCATGGAAATTTGAACTTTGAATATATAATCGAATGGTCATTGGTCTAGCTAAGCAACAATACTTAATGTCCCTATATGACTGAAATTCCCGGGTTCCTATGATTTAATGTTTGCAATTTGATTGTGTTTACTTTGAAATGATGAAGGTTTGTAAATACCATGTAACTTTTTTGGGAAAAAAAAGTTAGCATTTTTTAAGATAGATCTCTTTTCAAAAATATAAAGACACTACTCATACAAAATGAAGATATCTTAATTTTTGCGTAACTTTTTAAATACTATGATTTATAATTTTGATTAGTAAACCACATATATAACTGATAAGTTTTGAATTTATAATGCTCGATATTTTTAAAAATTATATGGTTAATAATTAATGAATTTAAACATTTTTAATAAATATAGTATTATTGATTTGATGATTGTTTTAATGACATATAAAATTTATTATTATTTAGAAAAATTGTTTTGAAAGATTCTACTTTTGATCAACCTAATTTTATAAGTGAAATTAGGCCAAATCCCAAGATGAGTTCATGTTACAAAGATAAAATTTTGCTACGCAGTCCGTATACCTATTTTGCTCTTTTGGAATGAAAGAAAATAAACATAAACTTAAAGAAGAAGATAGGTTTTCGATATCCGAATGAACTCCATGGAGATTCTTGGGTCTGATAATCAGATTGATGGCTATGATGAGACTAAGGAAATCTGATCTAAGCCAGATTTTGTTGTAACCAAGATGAAAGGCGTGTGAGAGTGTAGCATAGATCGATAAGCCTTCTGCTAGAAGCGATGATTGCACATGAGTTTGTGATTTTGGTGAGGTGGATTCTTAACAATTTAATTCATAATACAAAACTGTCACAATACTACATATATCATCTATATTTTAAAATTTATTATGATAAAATATTTTCACATATTTTTTAAAAATATATGAAAATTAAAATCTACTTGTGTGCTTAATGCTTATCTTTCTTTAGAAATTTATTTTTACCATGGCCAGTATTGGGGTGCATGAAAATGTTTAGCTTCTAATCTATTATTTCCATTGTTAGCAACACAGTAAACGGTTTTGAGGAACAGTTATTTGAAATTTAAAAAAAATCTGTTCAAAAAGGCTTTAAGTGAAAAAAATTTTAGACTTTTTTACAATTTTTAAAGTGTTTTTATCAATTTTCTTTTATTTTGAAAATCAACAAACTCTAAACAAATTTAATTCTAATTAACTCCCAAGATTGATTTATGATGATGTTTTGTTTTCATTCTTAGAATCTTAATATTTCACACTAATCGAATTTTACTGATTTGGATATTCTGTTTAATTTTCTGAAATTATGTTTTGCATCTTTATATCAAAACATTTTTGTTACTCAGAAAAAAATAATGATCTTAAACTGGGTTAAGCATGGGTAAAAAAAGCTGGATTTAACCGTAATTTAAAGGCATGGTCCACGTTCAGTCCGATTTAAACCCACTGGTTTCCAGGTATTGACTCATATTTTTAGCAATAAATTAAAAAGGTTCATTAGTATGATATTAGTTTATTGTTACATTTGCAACATATTATTCTCAATAGGTGAAGATAGTTTTAGAACCGGAAGAATGGTCAGTCTTTGCAAGTTCTTTAGAAGACATCACTACAAGAAAAGATGAGATTAACGACGGCGGTATTCCTCGTGAGTTCGTTGTAAAAGAGGTTTTACGAGGAATTAGCGAAGAACACGTTTCGTCGTTACTCATTCGTCGTAACGCATATTTCCTCGCCAATTCGTCATAACTTAGCGAGAAAAACATTTCGTCGTAAAGACGAAGTACATCATTTCGTCGTAAATACCACGTAATCATTCCACGTAAGGAGGTCGCTATATTTCCTCGTAAATACCTTGAAAGGTGTTCCTCGTAAATTACACGTAAATATCTCGAAAGTATTTCCTCGTAAAATACATGTAAATACCTCGAAAGTTTTTCCTCGTAAAATACTCGTTTAACCTTCCTCGTCATTTCCTCGTAAACTTTCCACGTAAATAAGTCGTAATTTAGCTACGAATTTACATCGTTTTTTTTATTTTACAGAATTTAAAAATATGATTAAAAAAATAATTAAAATTATTTAATTTATTAATAAAATTATAATTTAAAATAAAAATCAATACGAAAATATTTTATATATAAATAAGTTTTGAATTTATAATACAACAACGGGAAAAAAAATAATTAATGGTCGTTCATCGCCTGGTAGAATTCCTCACTCCTCCTCGCAACATCCGCCTCATTATGTGTGCCAGATGACTCGCCTGGAATGGGATGTTGTTTTCGAATGTTCTTCAACATGGACTCCCATTCCGGATTTGTTGCCGTTATAACGTCCATGAAGCCCTCAACTCCACCCATACGAGATGTGAACGCAGCTTTTGTCAAGGCCAACTCGTTACGCAGCTCAGTGACTTCCTCATCCCGTCTCTGACCATAAGACAATGTCGCTCTCGGAACATCGTTGACGGAACCAATCCCCAACGTCCGTCCCTTTTTTTTAAGGACAACCTTAAAAACAAAAAATAAGTATTGTTAGTAAAAATTTAAAGTTAAATTAAATGAATAATAAAAAAAATTAAAATTTTAAAAATTTACCTCCTCATAAATCCTATCAACTTCAAGTGTGGATAAGGTAACGGGTAATCCGTCAGTGGACTGCTGGGTCAGCTGGGTCTGGCGGTCGTCAACCCGAGCAACCAAGTCGTTGAAGATTTGTTCGGACTTGCCATCTAGAAATTGGCCCGCCTTATTCTTGTGGGTCCTTTCGTAAAGTTGCAAAAGAGACGGGAGTTGTCCCATTTCTTTGCCCTAACAAACATTTAAGAAAGTTAGAATATAGATATATATATATATATATATATATATATAAAAAAATAATTAAATAAAATATTTAATTACCATTTCCAAACGGACACCGGCGTGGGTTTTTGGCCCGTAGAGTGAAGCATCGGCCCGTGGCCGTGCTCATCTACCATGTTACGGGAGGCAGAGCAAGACTAGGTGATTCTAATGGCGCCAGGATCCCACCAATAACGGATGAGGCCATCCCACACATCCGTGGTGAGCTCAGCGGGTTTGCCACGCTCATATCCCTTCACGATCCAGTCACCCTTCCAGTTGGAGACCGTGTCCAACAAGCGAAATTTTGTCTTCGCGTAAAACGCTTTCCTCACCTTCTCATTGACCCCCATGGACCAATGATATTTTTGCTGTAAAAAAATTAAATTAATAATTAGTTTAAAAACATATATATATATATAAATCATGAAAAAATTATAGTATATATAATTAATGAATAGTAACTTACAACGAAAATTTTGAACCACGTCTTTCTGACGTAGATCAGCGTCTTTTTCCAGTTCGGATGTGGCANNNNNNNNNNNNNNNNNNNNNNNNNNNNNNNNNNNNNNNNNNNNNNNNTCTGTAACAAAAAAATTAAATTAATAATTAGTTTAAAAAATATATATAAATCATGAAAAAATTAAAGTATATATAATTAATTAATAGTAACTTACAACGTAAATTTTGAACCACGTCTTTCTGACATAGATCGGCGTCTTTTTCCAGTTCGGATGTGGCATGGAGAAGTAACCTTTGATCGTGTCGTTTACGTCCGATGCAAGACATCCGTCAACCCCAAACCTGGAAAAAAAAATTTAAAGTATAAACTATTTATTAATTTTATAAAAGAATTTTAAAAGAATTAAAAAATAATAATTAATGTAACATACCACAAAGTTCCGTTCAGTTGGTCGGGGTCTATGACTGGTAAACCTTCTCTGCCTGGCTGACCGAGAAGGTCCTCGACAGTGTACTGCGAGTAAGGAGCACTCGGAGGCACCATCAAATCGGGATGAATCTCGGCGTGCAGCGGAAGAGCCGTCGGAGGAGGCATCGTCGAAGGAGCCATCAGAGGAGGCACATGAGGAACCGATGGTGCACTAGAAGAAGGCGACCGAGAGACTCTCTGAGAAGACTGAGTCTCGGGGATAGTCTCCGGACCCGAAGAACCGGGAGCTGAAGAAGAACCGGGAGCCAAAGAAGGCGGGTCTAAACAACTACCAGGCTCACCGAACAACTCTCTGTAATGGGGAGTAAGCATGTTCTTTCGAATGCCCTGCAAAAAAATTTAATCTTTGAAGTTAACATCAAAAGTATTAACAAATTCTGTAATTAACAATTTCTATAAATCTAGCTAAATCCCCTATATTAACCACCTAATCAACACTAATTAACATAAAATCCGTAAACCTATCTAAATTCCCTACACTAACCACCTAATCTTTCCTAAACTAATCAAATTAGAGAAGAATTAGAGAGAGTTACGATTGCTACGAAATAGAGAGGAACTGGAGAGGAAGTTGTGACGAAATAAAAGTGTGAGCGCTCGCGAGTATATATAAGAGATTAGATATCCTCGTAATTTCCTCGTAAATTTAAGAGAAATTACAAAGGCCCGCGTTTTGTTTCCTCGTAAAGCCCACGTTAAATTACGAGAAAATATCAAAACCCGTGTTTTATTTTACGAGGAAATAGCAAGGTCCGCGTTTTCTGGTTACGAGATCTTTACGACGATTTCGGATTACATGGAATTAACGAGTCCCGCGTTCTTTATTTTTTAATTTCGTCGTTATTTCCTCGTTATTTTACGAGGAAATTACGAGGATTATGTTTAAATCCCTAAAATCCGAAACCCCAAACTCCATCTTCCTTATCTTCTACTTCA
The DNA window shown above is from Brassica oleracea var. oleracea cultivar TO1000 chromosome C3, BOL, whole genome shotgun sequence and carries:
- the LOC106332104 gene encoding probable BOI-related E3 ubiquitin-protein ligase 2 — translated: MAIQAQLHYNASNVNQIGTGGPLLNNNGGIGIDQSYTNNHNLLAQKDLNQHALFQHQQYRSQSVLDAYMERQKQGIDQFIRVQNERLRYALQEQRKQEMETMLRKMEAKALVLMTRKEEEMSRALSKNMELEDLLRKMEMENQTWQRLARENEAMVATLNSTLEQARERAAAATCHNEAIAVEDEGSCCGGDDFPAKKKKVSSCCWNCGSNGETRVLFLPCRHLCCCTGCEDGLVLCPMCSAPKKNRIEAFIF